CCAAACTGTCTGCACTGTAGTAAGGAGTAAATGTTTAATGTGCCTTTGGGCAGTGCAGCTCTGTGCTCATCAGCATTTACACAATGTAACTGTACCCATCAATTACTGCTgacatgtttctgtttttgttaaacTATGGATAGACTAAGAGGTAGCTGGAACGTGATGTTTGCGTAATGATACATGACATATTcgaaatatgataaaaataaaacatacacttAATCCATTTAGTacaatttggtttttgttgttatggtTGTTAATTTATTGAATCATATTGACAAATTTATTGAATCATAATGACAAATACACACCTTATTTGTATGTCTCAATATAACATTTATATACATGCACAAATGTGACATTCCTTATATTCTCCCATAGTCCACTTCTGTATCACTCTCCAACCTCCATTTCTTATACACGGTTAAGAGTCTCCCCATTGGGTTTGTAAATTTCTCTACCAGATTCCACATGTGAGGACACATATGGTGTTTATCCGTGTGAGATTGCCTTATTTCACATAACACGATGATCTGCAGTTCTGTTCATTTCCCTGCAAATAATAGAAATAGTGACAAGAATATATTTCTCTGAGAATGTGTTCAACACTGGGGCTTGTATAGTAGCTCTGTCTCTTTGTGCTCTGCAGCTCTACACTGGCCTGAGTCCTTAAAATGCTGCAGAAATTTGCTAGTGACCATAGACTAGACTTAGACACAAAAGCCCATGTGAAAATCTACTTTTGTGGACAACCgttttcttaatttattcttttcttttatggtgtacaagtgttttgcctgcatgtatgtttgtgcagtttgtgcatgtctggtgcccacagaggccagaagaaggtaccagCATATGTGGAAATGGAGTAACAAACAGATGTGAGCCCCCCaagtgagtgctaggaatcacacctgtgtcctctggaaaagcagctagtgctcttaactgctgagccaactctgcaGCCACTTTGTGGAAAATTTAAAGATTACTATCTTGGAAGAGTTTTGCATGCAATTGAGTCTCTAAgggtttttaaatattcatgttaCTGTCTGTATTTTACACAATATCTGGGGAAAGATCACAACTTtcaaatgggattttttttaaatacacagttTGATCTACTGAATAAAACTCTATAACATGCAAATTTGCCTTTCAGGTTATTAACCGATCCTGACACTTAACATAACAGCCCTCAGAAGACTTTTGCATTGAGCCTACCTGCCCCAACACCTTCTGTCCTCTGAGGTTCTCAGATCTGAAAAACAACAGAGTTTAACATTTCTCCAACCTTCTCTCCTTCTCAAGTGTCAATCGGTATATTTTCCCATGAACATCACTATGTAATTAGTTCTATAATTCAAATCCACTTAGCTTTCACTGAAGACCTGACAAGCCTAATAATATCCTAAGCATTACTGAGATGATTTTTCGAAGAAACACCATCTTGGGGGGTTTCTATGTATCCCAGCTCTGTGTGGGTATCATAGGAAACTCGTTGCTCTTCATGATGTATGTGTACAGCTTCTTAGTCAAATCTCACTTTAGCAGACCTATCGATCCCATTTTGATGCACCTGATGATAGTCAATGTGTTGACGATCATATTTGCTATGATATCACATATCATGTCATCCTTTGGAGTACCCAGGTTTCTAGATGATGTTGGTTGTAAGGCAGTTTTATACCTATTCAGAGTCACCCGGGGTCTGTCCATCTGTACCACCTCTATTCTAAGCGCATTCCAAGCCATCACCATCATGCCCAGTAATTCTAAGTGGGCGTGGCTCAAGCCTAAACTCTCGACTTGGACTTTTTGTGCCTTCCTGTTATCTTGGCTCATCAACCTGTTCATATATGCGCAAATCGTGGAGACTGTGGCAGCAAAAATCAATTACACTGATCTTGATTATGGATATTCTCATGCTTACTGTAAAATGAGACCACCTGAGTACCCCAATCCAGGGTTGTTCCTGAGTCTTATCATAATAGGAGACATCGTCTTTCTGACCCTCATGATGTGGACCAGCCTCTACATGGTGACTCTCCTTTACAGACACCGCAAGAGAGCCCAGCATCTCCACAGCTCCAGCCTCTCCTGTCAGCCATCTCCTGAACGCAAAGCCACTCACAGCATCTTGTTGATGGTGagcatttttgtgtttgtttatttgttgcaCAACTTCATCACCCTTTGTGGTTTTTATGCACAAACAAAACTTCCAAGATTGGAAGTAATTAATGTAATTTTGACAACATGCTACCCAACCATCTGCCCTTTTTTACTAATGAAGAATAATAAACTTATTTTGCaattcacttctttcttttctgtagtgAGAATAGACCTGTTTTCAAAGTGCACTTCATGGCTGAACTGAAACCCACATTTTCATATCATTAGAACACTGTCCTAATGATTTCTATAGGATAAAGAATTTGAATGTGGACCTTGAATGCCTGATGGAACATTAGTTATACTTCAGACATTCTGTATACTATTAAAATTCAGGtagtgaatatttttcttaaatataactctgtgtacataattttaataaaatcgACATTTACTACCCACTCAGATTTAAAACTTTGGGCAAAATGACTATATTTTAAGTATTCTGAACAATGTTCtacttcttgattttttttccctattaaaatacttctgccaggcagtggtggcgcacatttaatcccagcacttgggaggcagaggcaggtggatctctgtgagttccaggccagcctgggctacagagtgagttccaggaaagactccaaagctacacagagaaaccctgtctcaaaaaacaatacatatatatttctaagcaaagatttaaaataacatttggaGAATGTATTGTGTTTTTTATGGAGTGTTCTGTCCTCAGGAACGTCTTTTATCATTGAACAAATAAATTTCCCTGTCTTAACTATTACCTACCTCAAATACTGCTGTGGGAGGGACTCTTTTGTGGAATAACTGATAGTTACCCAATGAACGTCCTCCTACcatagctgtctttgagtcacccatattttctttacatttttagtatgcttttaaatatttttatttttgaaattatgttaTAATTATAGAATTTCCCCCTTAGTTTTCCTCGCTTTAAGCCCTCTAGAAATatgcctctccttgctctctatcaaattcatggcctctttttttattaattgttgttatatacatgagtgtgtatctgtgtatcacTAAATACTTAAGTActacctgctcagtctgtataatgacACTTGcatatgtttccagggctgaccattccATATTGAATAACTAGTTGGTGTGCTTTTTCCTGGGGATGACTTTCTCCCACTCCtgacattccttagttgcctgtagttctttgtgtaaggctAAGGCCTCCTAAGTGCAGTCCTCAGCCTGcatcaaggaaatttctttaGCAACAATAGAGGCTATTACAGAACACTACAACCAATCCAACTGCAGAGTAGTGAAGCCCAGTCCCAGTGCATGTAGCTACAGGACAActtctgcacctaaggctcagggaacgttGATGAAAGAGGAACAaaaagactataagagccagaggatgagggAATCTGCTGTGGGGTGGTGTCACCTGGTAGTATCAGAAGTTACACCCATAGACTATCACAAGCCtgactgtttagtattttttaattgaaatagaattaaatCACTTTCTCacatccttttcttctctccagcccctcccaaatACCTTCCCTCAAACCCCTCCCTCTCATATACCCAAACcacactctcaagttgatagccacTTTTcctcttattattattgttgcatacacatatgtgtgtatacatatgtacatgcagcaATAAATATAGATACAATctgctgtgtctgtttctgttgtttgtataCTATTTCAGTGTTGATCGATctgtattggacaaccaataagggggTTCATCCTTGGGGGAGACTAATTCTACTCCCTGCAGTCATTTGTTACCTCTAATTCTTTATCCAGGAGTGGGACCCCATGAAATTTCCCCCTTCCGTGTTAATATGCCCATTGGTGTTGCCATTGATCCAGTCTTAATTATGTAGACATTTCTAGGATAGACTCATTCACAGCAGACTTACTGATATCCTGGCTGTTAGAACCTTtttcacaccctcttctgaaatgttccctaaACCATCAATGCAGGGGCTGGGATGGAGATGTAACCACTGGAGCTGGGCTCTCCCGACCTGTCGATTACTACGTtgtgaccagttgtggttttctgtgatggtctcctaTTCATCTGAGGCTTTGGagtaagaaatgaagagaaaagaaaacatgtatttgCCTACCTGTGTCTGGTCACCCATACTTTTGTAATGAATCCAAATAaaacttctttcttcaaataaaacattttcaacaatCTGTCCTTGGCCAGAATCCTTTGATCTGTTATGGCCTCCTCTATGTGGAGTGAATAGATGTGTAGATTTATATAACCCAAGTTAAGGTCATTCGCAACAGCTGACAACTAAACAgaacattatatatttaaatatgaattgGGATGGAGTGTCTGCCAAGAAAATCCTAgtgctgtatttacatcatttccacctctCCCTCTGACCTTGCCACTTTTCCCATCACCCCTACACTTTCTCAAAGTCAGGACctcttcttctataattattgttatatGCATACATTACACACACTCATATTACACATTACATTTCTATGTAACCAGCTGAGTCagttagtgttgcttgtatgta
The sequence above is drawn from the Peromyscus leucopus breed LL Stock chromosome 1, UCI_PerLeu_2.1, whole genome shotgun sequence genome and encodes:
- the LOC114703875 gene encoding vomeronasal type-1 receptor 4-like, whose product is MIFRRNTILGGFYVSQLCVGIIGNSLLFMMYVYSFLVKSHFSRPIDPILMHLMIVNVLTIIFAMISHIMSSFGVPRFLDDVGCKAVLYLFRVTRGLSICTTSILSAFQAITIMPSNSKWAWLKPKLSTWTFCAFLLSWLINLFIYAQIVETVAAKINYTDLDYGYSHAYCKMRPPEYPNPGLFLSLIIIGDIVFLTLMMWTSLYMVTLLYRHRKRAQHLHSSSLSCQPSPERKATHSILLMGLGWRCNHWSWALPTCRLLRCDQLWFSVMVSYSSEALE